The following is a genomic window from Actinomycetota bacterium.
TCCGGGTGGTTGAGCGCGATCAGATTCGCCTCGCTGCCCACCAGGAACAGCCCGACCAGGCCCACGAGCAGGTACACGGCGCCGACGAGCAGGTTGACGCGGCGAGCCCAGCGGACACCCGCCACCGCCCCGGCGACGAACAGCCCGCCTACCGCGAGGTGGACGATGTTGTGCAGGGGGTTCACGTCGAAGAAGATGAGGTTGTTGCCCTTCGTTGCCGCGAAGCCGATCCCGCTGGTCACGAGGAACCCTGCGGCCCCCACGAGCAGGTAAACAGCTCCGAACGCATAACCGAACATCTGGTTGGCCGAACCGGCCCGGCGTGCTCCAGAGCCGATTGCACCGGACAGACCTGATCTGATGGACATTCCCGTGCCTCCTTGGTCGAACTATCACCACGTATTCGCGGCAGGCCGGCGGTCCGGACGGGTGCCCAGGTCAGGGTGCCGGGTTTAGGACGACGTCCCCGTTCCGGGGACCTCCGGCGGGGCGGACTCGCTGTCGCCCGCGTCGCCCGCCCGGCGACCGTGCAGGAGCAGGTCGATGGAGGCCCAGATCGTCTTCGCGAACGGAAAAAAGCCCAGCGGCATCACCACGCACACGAGCGCGCACGTCAGCATCAGCGGCACCAGCTCCACTTCCGGCAGCTCGACCACCAGCCATCCGGCCAGCACGGCGAGAAAGATGACGCCGGTGACCCCGTAGTTGATCGCCAGGGAGCCGAGAAAGGCCCCCTCCCCGCGCTGAAGGACAAGCCCGCACCTGGGGCAAGAGGGCAGCATCGTGAACCATCGGCGGAACAACCGGCCACCACCGCAGCGGGGACAGCGCCTCGTCAGGCCGCGGAGGATGACCAGGAAGGTGCCGGGCCTGTCGTCCACTGCGGCCATTCCACACCCTACGCGCGTCCCGGTCCTGTGCGAAGGTGGCACGCGAAGACCGCAAGGAGGCCCGGATGGAGATCCCGATCCTGGTGTCTCCCGACGACTGGGACTGGCTGGGCGACCCGCCGCAAGGCGGCGTCATCAAACTCCACGGCCGCCAGACGGGGGGCGCGATGGGGATGATCGAGCAGTCGCTGGCTCCGGGAAGGATGATCCGTCCCCACGTGCACGACCACGACGTGTGGCTGTTCGGCCTGTCCGGCGAGACGAGCGTCAGGGTGGCGGACCAGACGGTAACGGCCGGCCCCGGATCGATCGTCTTGAAGCCCCGCAACGTCGTGCACTCGATCTGGAACGCGAGCTCCGATCCCGTCCGGATCATGGAGATCTTCACCCCTGCCGGCTTCGAGCAGTTCATGAAGGAGGTCTCAGCCAAGGCCCGGGCCGGGACTCTGACAGACGACATGTTCAAGGACCTATGCGACCGCTACGGCCTCCGTTTCTTCGAGGACTGGCCCGGCGAGGACGGCTGGGTGCAGAAGATGACCGCGCAGCACAACCTCAACTTCGGAGGGAACTGACGACTGTGTGCCACTTGCCTAGTAGCGCCGCGGCAGCTTCTTGTAGGGCGTGAAGGAGGCGGGTTCCTCGTTGCCAATCCAGTCGCCGTCGGCGAGGCGGCGAAGGCTGCATTCGAGATCGAAGGTGAGCCATCGCGAGAGCTGCGGGTGGGCGGGGTGCTGCCAGAGGCCGTAGGGGCCGCGCCGGGTCTCGAGGTAGGCGACCAGGTCTCTCACTCGACGGTCCTCAGCCGAGACTCCACACCGTGAGGCCAGATCAAGGAGAAAGGCCAGGTCGAAGGTGACGTAAAAGGTGGCGAGCCCCGAGGCGGGTTCCAGCCCGACCAGCCGGGACACCTCCCAGCCGAGGGTCGCCTCATCACGGGTTTCGCGTGCCAGGAGGTGGTCGACGGCGACACGGGCCGCGGGAGATCGCTTGCGTTCGGGGTGCAGCGCGAAGCAGGCCACTGCACCGGTCGTGGCAGATCGGCAGCCCGCCCCCCGTGTGAGCCTGCGGTACTCGGGATCCTCGCCGGACGAACGGCCGTCGAGGCCGAGATCAGCCTTGTGAGATCCGGTCCAGGAGCCATCATCGAGGCGTTGGCCAGCGAGCCACTCGTAGGCGCGCTCGGCGCGCGGGTCGGTGGCGAACCCCGCAGCGGCGACTCCCCGCAACGGCAGGACCGTACGCATTGTCACGACTCTGTAGCTCTCGGCGCGGGGCAGCCCGGGGGGTGGGGCGCCTCGTCTCCGCTTGGGGGCGGGATCGCCGTCCGCGGGCTGGGTTGGCCAGGAGCCGTCCGCCTGCTGGTGGACGAAGACGTCCTCGACGGCGACCGCAGGCTCTGGGCCTCGGTAGCCGAGGTGGGCGAGCTGACACAGCAGGTAGCCCGCGGTCTGCGGGTTGCCCTTTGCGCCCTCGAGTCGGGCGAGTAGCGCTCGGACGTCATCGCTCTGATCGATCTCGGCCCGCCAGGACTTGACGTCGTCATCGTTCTCGCTGGCACCGTCGAGCTCGACCGCCGACCGCCACCGCAGCGAAGGAGACGGGTCGCCAAAAAGGAGCGCGTTGATGCTCATGCGAGGGCCTCCAGGAGGTAAGGCGCGGTCGCTGTGTTTGCCTTGGCGAGTTCTTCGGGCGGGCCCTGGAAGATGATCTCGCCTCCATCGGGCCCTGCGCCGGGACCCAGCTCGATGAGCCAATCGCAGCTCGCGAGGAGGACGGGATCGTGCTCTACGACCAGGACCGTATTGCCGGCGTCGACGATCGCTTCGAGGGCGCGAGCGAGCACACCCACGTCGGTGACCTGCAGACCGACAGTGGGTTCATCCAGAACGTAAAGCGTGTTCGCCTTGGTGGGGCGGGCCAGCTCCCTGGCCAGCTTGAGACGTTGCGCCTCGCCTCCCGAGAGACTCCAACCGGGCTGCCGAACGATCAGATAGCCCAGGCCCAGCGCGAGCGCGGGACCGCCCACGCGACCCACGGCCGCAACGTCGCCCCACTCGTCGACCACCTCGGCGATGGTGAGCGCTTCGATGTCGGCCAGGGTTCGGTCCCGCTCGACGAGGCAGGCGACCTCCCGGCGGTACCCGGACCCGGCGCAGGCGTCGCAGGTCTGGGTCACCGAGGGTAGGAAGGACATGTCCTCTCGCCAGCTGCCTCGGCCGTGGCAGCCGTCGCATCGATAGGTGAGGTCCTTGATCGTGATTCCCTGCTCTCTGGCGACCTCGCTGGCGGCGAAGGCCTTTCGCACGGTGTCGATGAGCCCGAGGAACATCCCGGGGGACGTGATTTCGGCGCGGGATTGGTCTGCCGCCACCGTACGAGCCGGCGCACCTGAAATCGAATCGTGAGCCCCAGGTTCGACACGAATGACCCCCTGGCCGGGAACATTCGTCCTCGGTCGAGCCAGCCCGAGGGCGATGGTGTCCACGACGAGAGAGGACTTGCCCGAACCGGACACGCCGCAGACGCCGACTTGCACGCCGAGCGGAACGCCGACGTCGAGGCCCCGCAGGTTGTTCTCACGTGCTCCCGTGATGCGCATCCACCCTGTCGGCTCGCGGCGACGCTCGCGACGCGGGATAGAAACGTGTCCGGCGAGCACCGCCCGCGTGACGGACTGGGCGTCGTCGAGGTCGACGAGGCGGCCCCCGGCCCGGCCTGGACCGGGGCCCAGCTCGATGACTTCGTCAGCGGCGCGGATGAAAGTTGGATCGTGTTCAACCGCGATCACGGTGTTGCCGGAGTCTCGCAGCTGCTTCAGGGTGCGAGTGAGCGCGCTTACTTCTGAGGGATGCAGGCCACGGGATGGTTCGTCCAGAAGGACGGTCATCCCGACGAGGCCTCCGCCGAGAACCGAAGCCAGTTTGATGCGCTGCGCCTCGCCGGCCGACAACGACCATGTCATCCGGCTCAACTGGAGGTAGCCGAGCCCCACGGAGCGCAGAAAGCGGAGCCGCTGTAGGGCGACCACACGTGCGTCCCGCGCGTGGTCGTCGTCCGGCTCCTGCATGGAGCCAAGCACGCTCTCGAGCTCTGAAAGCGACGCGGAGAAGAGGTCGTTGCGGTCGCGTCCTTGAACCCGGATCGTCAGGTAGGGGGCCCGCAGTCGCTTTCCGCGGCACTCCGGACATAGGAACGCCTTGGTGTCCGCGCCACCAAGGTCGTACGGGGCCCAGTGGTTCATTCCGATGAACGCGGCGTCCCCGTCCATGAAGGCACGACGGGCTTCTTCGCTCAGCTCGGACCACGGCGTGGTCCTCAGGTCGAACTGATACCGCTCAGCGAAAGCCAGCATTGAGGCATTCCCGCCGGTCCCCGGTTGACAGAAGTAGCCGACGAGCATGCCAAGCCTTCCGGCGAAGCAGTTCGCGGAGATCGGTGCGTCCGGGCGCACCAGCCACTGCTCCAAGTCGTACTCCCGAGTGACGCTCTGGCCGAGGCATCGCGGACAGGTGGCCGCCGGGGACCCCATCAGGTGGCGGGGTTCGATGGCCACGGCGCTTTCCGCGCAGTCCCCGCACTTCCAACGAGCTTCGGGCACCCGTGAGGTCGGGCGAACCTTGTCGCCGCCGCACGCGAGACACGTACGCACGCCGGCTCGCGCCATCACGAGGGAGACCAGCCGGTCGAGGTCGCTGGACTGGCCGACAGTGGCTCGCGCGACGTGGGCAAGAACGAGGTCCGGCCGATTCGTGAAGGCGTTGCTGGCGTCGATGATCATCGTCGGGCCAAGCCCGTTCAGGGAGTCGACGGGGGCCTCCGGTCCCTCGCGCACCGACTGACGCTCGTACACCGACAGGCACTCGAGCAGCCGCCGGGTTGCCTCGGCTGCGACGACGTCGTGGACCAATGACGACTTTCCGGACCCCGAGACTCCGGTAACGACCGTGAACCTGCCCTTGGTGAAGTCGACGTCGACACCCTTGAGGTTGTGGGCTCGGGCCCCGCGCACGCGGATGGCCTCGCTCGACCGACGCCGGGGGCGCGGCTTGGCCCGGGGAATGACACTTGGTCGCTCCGTGCCCCCAGGGGCGCCGCAGTGCATCAGGCGTCCTCCGTCGGGTCCGCCTCCAGGGCCCAGGTCGATGCGCCAGTCCGCGTGCCGGATCAGGTCGGCTTGGTGTTCGACGACCACCACCGTGCAGCCGTTGTCCGTCAGTCGATCTAGCACCTCGAGGAGTCGGTCCAGATCTGCGGGGTGCAAGCCGGTGGTCGGCTCGTCGAGCAGCACGAGGTCGCCGGACCTGGCCTTGGTCATTTCACGGGCGAGCCGCACTCGTTGGGCTTCCCCGCCCGAAAGGCCCGGCGACGGCTGGCCCAACGTCACATACCCCAGACCTACGTCCAGCAGCGTGTCGAGGATGCGCGTCACCGCGCGGTGTTCGGCGAACAGGGAGCGCGCCTCGTCGACACTGCACGCCAGCACATCCGCGATGGACATACCTTTCCAGGTCGCTTCGAGGACCTCCGGGCGGTACCGCCGGCCGTCGCAAACCTCGCACGGAATCCACATGGACGCGACATAGCGGATCCCGATCTCAACCGCGCCGGTGCCCTCGCACTCCGCGCAGGCCCCCTCGGGCCGGTTGAAGGTGAATTCGGAGGGCGAGCGGCCCGTCTCGGCGGCGAACACGTCGCGAATGTGGTCGAACACCTTGGTGTAGGTGGCCGGGTTCGACCGTGGGTTGTTGCCCAGCGGCGCCTGGTCCACCGCCAGAACTCGCATCGCCGGCGCTTGGAACGTGGCACACCCCACCGGCCCCCGCTCGCGCAGAGAGGCCAGAAGGACGTCACGCGACAGCGTCGTCTTGCCTGCCCCGGACGGACCCGTGATCACGGTGAGCGAGCCGAGAGGAATCTCGCAGTCGATGCTGTGCAGGTTGCGCAGGTCCGCACCGGAGATACGGATCCTTTCGTCAGTGAGAAGCCGGCGCTCCCGGCGCTCGCGGACAACCGCCGAGAAGCCGCGACCGGACGCAGTGTCGGCCTGCCACAGTTCGGCCGGAGCCCCTTGAAAGACCAGTCGCCCGCCCCCGCCTCCTCCTCCCGGGCCGATCTCGACGACATCGTCGGCCATCGCGATGGCCACCGGGTCGTGCTCGACCATCACCACCGGACCGGGCAGCGAGGCGATGGCGTCCAGCAGCCGCTTCAGATCGCTGTGATGCAGCCCGATGGTCGGCTCGTCGAGAACGTGCAGGAGGTCCTCGAGCCGCCCGGAGAGCACCACCGCGAGCCGGGTGCGCTGGGCCTCGCCCCGCGACAGCGTCGGCAGCGGGCGGTCGAGAGTGAGGTGGCCGAGTCCCAGCGTGATCAGCGGACGCAGCCGCCGCCGCAACTCGTCCTGGACTCGCAGGGCGCGCGGACCAATGCGCAGCTCCTCTACGAACTCGAGAGCCTCCCTCACCGACCGGGTCATCAGTTCGGGAAGGGTGGCGCCGGCTATGCGGTGCGAGGACGTGTCCGAATCATCATGAAAGGCGGACGGAGGGAGCGGTCGCACCCAGGCCCCGCAGCCCGGGCAGATCGGCGCCCGCAGAACAGGTGTACCCCCGAGGCGAAGCTCGGGTTTGCCCAGCGCGTCCGCGAGCTCGAGCGTCGCGCGGACCTCTGCCGGGCCCATGCCCGCAGAAAGCGTGGCCACTCGGACCACCACTTCGTGTTGAGACGCCGGTTCAAGCCGAGGGACGCGACTCGACGTCCTCGCCGCCCACGGCCTCCCATCGACGGTGACCTCCGAGAACTGCCCCCGCAATCCGCGAAGCAGACGCGCGTGGCTACCGGTCAACCCACGCACCAGCGCGACGTCGATCGGGAGGGTCCTGGCTCTATTCAGCATGTCCAGCGCCACCGCGAGGCGCTCCTCCTGGGAAAGCGCCCGCACCGGGACGCCACAGCGTGGACAACTGACGTCTGCGAACCGGGAATACAGAATCCTCAGAAACGGGTGCAGCCCAACCGACGTAGCGACCGTCGATGCCGGGTTGACGTTCAGCACGTTCTGGGCGACCGCAACCGCTGGTCCCAGCCCGTCAATCCGGCGAACGTGCGCGGCCGGGAGCCGGACTCCGCCACTGCCCCGGGCCAGCGACTCGACAAACCGCCGCCGCGCCTCCGCATAGACCACGTCGAAGACAAGCGAGGACTTCCCCGACCCGGACACACCGACGACGGCAGTCAGCCCCGGACCAAAGGTCACGTCGATGTCGCGCAGGTTGTGCTCTGCCGCACCGAAGACGTTGAGTTCGCCCTTCACCCGCTCATTGTGGCTCGCGGTCAGCAGGGCTGGACTCAGCGAGAAGCCGTGGACTCAGTCCGGGCGCACCCGTCCCATCACCAGGACCGGGTCTGCCTCCGGACGCGACTTCCAGCCCTTGAGCAGAAGCCTCCACCCCCGTTTGCCGTAGAGCCTGGCTGCCGCGGGGGGGCCGAGTTCGTTGCTGGACAGGATCCCGGTCCTGCAGTCGAATCCATCCACCAGCGCATCGTGGAGGGCTCCGCCGAGGCCCCTGCCGCGGTACTCCGGCAGCAGCGCGAGCTCCATGAGGTTAAAGCAGTCCTCCGTCCACTCCGGCGGCAGGCTCTGCTCGACCATGTGGCAGAAGTACGCCTCGCGGTCCCAAGGCCGGGCCAGGGTGAAGCCGACGACGCGGTCGGCGTCCATGGCCAGGATCAGGCTGCGGCCGGGCCTGTCCAGCTCGTCTGGGAGCCGGTCGGCAAACGACCGCGCCCAGCGGGGGTGCTCGTTCCATGGAGGCTCGCCGAAGACCCGCCGGTAAACGGCGATGATCCCGCTCCGCACAGAGGCAAGATCAGCCGCCCGAATGGGAGTCAGGACGACGCCTGATCGCTGCACGGTGGTAACGATGCGCCCTCCTCGGATAGTCGATGACATGCCGCTGAATCGTGAAACCGGACGGGCCCGAAACTGGCCCCAGGGGGGGTGGCGGAGGGGCCTCCGCCCGGCCCCTTTGTCCTCCAGGCGGAGACTAGCAGCCGGTAGTGACAATCCTGTCGTGTGAGAGCCGCAGCCGCGACCCCCCGGACCGACAGGACGCAGTGCCGGCACTCGTCTCCTGAGCCTTCTGGACCCGGGGCACCGGGACAACGATACTGTGGCCGCGAACGGAGAACACACTGACAACCCACATCAATTGAGCATGCGTCGAAGGCTTCTGACGGCGGCCCCCGTGATACCGGTTGTCCTGCTACTGGCCGGGTTCGGGGCCCTAATCGCCGACGGCCAGCGCGACAGCCGTCGCGCACTGGACGAGCGTTTCGCCACCCGCACTTCGATCGCCGCGACGTTTCTGGAAGCTTGGACGGACCAGGTCCTGGAAGACGAGGTCCGTGAAGCCCTCGAGCACCTCGGGGGCGAGAAGCTGACCTACGACGACCTGTACCGCGTCACCGACGAGTTTGACTATCCCGCGGCAGTGATTCTCGACTCCCTTGGCCAGCTCATCCAGGTGCTGCCCCCGAGCCCAGGCCTGCTCGGCCGGGACCTGACTCCCCAGTATCGTCACCTGCGTGAGGCCGTAGCCGGGCGCCCGGCGGTTTCGGATGTGGTCCTTTCGGCCGCGGAGAAGCAGCCTGTGGTGGCATTCGCCGTCCCGTACGAAACTGCCTACGGCCGGCGCGTGTTCAGCGGAGCCTCGCTGGTGAGCGACACGCCACTGGGGCCATTTCTCGCCAGCATGCTTCCCATCAAGAGCAGCGGCGCGTACCTGGTGGACGGCAGCGGCGTGATCATCTCGTCCAACCTCGGCCGCCCCTCGGGTCGGGAGACGTTGAAGCAGCGAGACCCCGCTCTGGCTGCGGCAGGCGGACGGACCGGCTTTTACACCCGCGCCGGCGAGCGGCACTTCTATGCGATGGCGCCTGTGGGAGGAACGCAGTGGAAGGTGTTCGCAAGCGTCCCGACCTCGACGCTGTACGAGCCCCTGAGTGGCGAGGCTGAATGGGTCTCGTGGCTCGTACTGGCTGCGCTCTGCGCCAGTGCCCTGGTCGCGGGATGGCTGGCGGTAAGGGTTGCTCGGCACCGTCGGCGCCTCATCGAGACGAACGCACAGAGCAGCGCGGCGCTGGAAGAGCAGGAGCGACTCAACCGCGCGCTCCACGATTTCTCCGGGCACGTCGCGCACGACCTCCGCAACCCACTTGCCAAGATCAACATGTGGTCTCGCATGCTCGACCGTCCCGAACTTCCCGAATCCACCCGCAGCGAAGCGGTCGCGGCAATCCAGAGATCGAGCGATGAAGGGGCACAGCTGGTGACCGACCTACTCGAGCTGGCGGTGGCCAGCGGGACGCCGAAGCGGGAGCCGCTCGCGTTCGGGGACCTCTCCGCCGAAGCAGCCACGGGGGTGGACGGAATAGCTCTGAACATCGAGAACAGCGCGACCATCTCGGCGGACAGGGTGGCGCTGCGTCAGGCGATTCGCAACCTCCTCGCGAATGCGTCCGCTCACGGACGTCGCGACGGCGTGGCCGAGGTCACGTTGCGCTGCGTGGAGGTTTCGGAGGGGTGGAAGCTGGAGGTCGAGGACCGGGGGCCCGGCATCGCACCGGGACAGGCGGAGAAGCTGTTCGCCCCATTCACGCGCGGCGAGGCATCGTCCGGCACCGGCCTCGGCCTCGCAATAGTCAGAGCAACCGCCGAAGCCCATGGCGGACGGGTTTGGCATGAGCCGGGAGATCAGGGCGGGTCGCGCTTCTGCCTGCTGATCTGCAAGCCGGGGTCGAAACCCGGGCCGGATGGCTCCCAGCCGGAGTTCGGCGCCACCGTCACGTCCCGGGGCTAGACCCCGGTCGGGAAGGTCTCGGCCTCGTCGGGGTCCCCGGAGTTGCTCCCGTCCAGAGGCCGGACCGCCGTGGTCTCGTCGAGGTGTACCACCGCGTCGAACTGCCGGACCAGGACCGCGTTGAAGTAGTGGCTGGCGCACTCGGTCTGCGGCATGTAGATGACCCCGATGGCGCGCTCAAGGCGTGGGGGGTCCAGGGCGACGGCGGCCGGTCCGTCGTCGCGGAGCATGAGCCAGAAATCGCCGCGTCCGGTCTCGTGAAGGAGTTCCTCGTACGAACCGTGCAGGGCCGGACTGACCACCTTTGTCTCCACCGGACCCCCCCAGGCCGACGCGGCCGAGACCGTCCCTGTGTAGGTGGTGAACCCGACGATGAAAACCTCGTGCCCGAACCGGTCTCGCGCGAGCTGGCCCAGGCTCAGCTCCCCCAGCGCCGAACCCTCGGTGGCGCGGGCATCCCCAACGTGGGAGTTGTGGGCCCACACGACGACCCGGGAGCCGGAGCCGAGGTGATCCATCAGGTCGGTCAGGGTGTCTGCCATGTGGGTGTCTCGCAGGTTCCACGACTCGGCCCCCCCGCGGAACATCGTCCGGTAGTAGGCCTCGGCGTCCACGACCAGCCGTGCGTTCTGCTCGGCGTGGAACTGCTCGTCGGATGACTCCCCCGAGGCGCGTTCGGACGACGCTCCTCGCTCCAGGAGCTCCCGCAGCTGGGCGAGAACCTGCGGCTCGCACGGCTCGGCCATGCCACGGCTCGCCGCGTACCCGTACGCCTGGACGTCGTGGCCGAACCTGTCGAGGCACGCGTATCGCTCGTGGGCCCGGCGGGCGGCATCGGGGTCCACTTTCTCGAGGTAGTCCAGGACCAGGTTCATCGAGGTGTGCAGGCTGTACAGGTCCAGGCCGTAGAAGCCCGTCTGCTGCGAAGTGGCGCGATTGTGGCCGCGCAGCCACTCCACGAACTCGAGGACGTCGTGGTTGCGCCACAACCAAGCCGGGAAGCGCGTGAACCCGGACAGCGCGGCCGACGCGTCACGGTCGTCGCTGGACCCCCGCACATAGCAGTTCACTCGGTAGGCGTCCGGCCAGTCCGCCTCGACGGCCACCGCCGAGAAGCCGCACTCCTCGATCAGCCGCCGCGTGATGCGGCACCGTTCCCGGTAGAACTCGTGGGTACCGTGGGAGGCCTCGCCGAGCAGGACGACGCGGGCGCCGGAGCAGGCGGAGATCAAGTCGTCGTA
Proteins encoded in this region:
- a CDS encoding DUF4383 domain-containing protein, which produces MFGYAFGAVYLLVGAAGFLVTSGIGFAATKGNNLIFFDVNPLHNIVHLAVGGLFVAGAVAGVRWARRVNLLVGAVYLLVGLVGLFLVGSEANLIALNHP
- a CDS encoding DUF983 domain-containing protein translates to MAAVDDRPGTFLVILRGLTRRCPRCGGGRLFRRWFTMLPSCPRCGLVLQRGEGAFLGSLAINYGVTGVIFLAVLAGWLVVELPEVELVPLMLTCALVCVVMPLGFFPFAKTIWASIDLLLHGRRAGDAGDSESAPPEVPGTGTSS
- a CDS encoding cupin domain-containing protein, giving the protein MEIPILVSPDDWDWLGDPPQGGVIKLHGRQTGGAMGMIEQSLAPGRMIRPHVHDHDVWLFGLSGETSVRVADQTVTAGPGSIVLKPRNVVHSIWNASSDPVRIMEIFTPAGFEQFMKEVSAKARAGTLTDDMFKDLCDRYGLRFFEDWPGEDGWVQKMTAQHNLNFGGN
- a CDS encoding ATP-binding cassette domain-containing protein, which translates into the protein MKGELNVFGAAEHNLRDIDVTFGPGLTAVVGVSGSGKSSLVFDVVYAEARRRFVESLARGSGGVRLPAAHVRRIDGLGPAVAVAQNVLNVNPASTVATSVGLHPFLRILYSRFADVSCPRCGVPVRALSQEERLAVALDMLNRARTLPIDVALVRGLTGSHARLLRGLRGQFSEVTVDGRPWAARTSSRVPRLEPASQHEVVVRVATLSAGMGPAEVRATLELADALGKPELRLGGTPVLRAPICPGCGAWVRPLPPSAFHDDSDTSSHRIAGATLPELMTRSVREALEFVEELRIGPRALRVQDELRRRLRPLITLGLGHLTLDRPLPTLSRGEAQRTRLAVVLSGRLEDLLHVLDEPTIGLHHSDLKRLLDAIASLPGPVVMVEHDPVAIAMADDVVEIGPGGGGGGGRLVFQGAPAELWQADTASGRGFSAVVRERRERRLLTDERIRISGADLRNLHSIDCEIPLGSLTVITGPSGAGKTTLSRDVLLASLRERGPVGCATFQAPAMRVLAVDQAPLGNNPRSNPATYTKVFDHIRDVFAAETGRSPSEFTFNRPEGACAECEGTGAVEIGIRYVASMWIPCEVCDGRRYRPEVLEATWKGMSIADVLACSVDEARSLFAEHRAVTRILDTLLDVGLGYVTLGQPSPGLSGGEAQRVRLAREMTKARSGDLVLLDEPTTGLHPADLDRLLEVLDRLTDNGCTVVVVEHQADLIRHADWRIDLGPGGGPDGGRLMHCGAPGGTERPSVIPRAKPRPRRRSSEAIRVRGARAHNLKGVDVDFTKGRFTVVTGVSGSGKSSLVHDVVAAEATRRLLECLSVYERQSVREGPEAPVDSLNGLGPTMIIDASNAFTNRPDLVLAHVARATVGQSSDLDRLVSLVMARAGVRTCLACGGDKVRPTSRVPEARWKCGDCAESAVAIEPRHLMGSPAATCPRCLGQSVTREYDLEQWLVRPDAPISANCFAGRLGMLVGYFCQPGTGGNASMLAFAERYQFDLRTTPWSELSEEARRAFMDGDAAFIGMNHWAPYDLGGADTKAFLCPECRGKRLRAPYLTIRVQGRDRNDLFSASLSELESVLGSMQEPDDDHARDARVVALQRLRFLRSVGLGYLQLSRMTWSLSAGEAQRIKLASVLGGGLVGMTVLLDEPSRGLHPSEVSALTRTLKQLRDSGNTVIAVEHDPTFIRAADEVIELGPGPGRAGGRLVDLDDAQSVTRAVLAGHVSIPRRERRREPTGWMRITGARENNLRGLDVGVPLGVQVGVCGVSGSGKSSLVVDTIALGLARPRTNVPGQGVIRVEPGAHDSISGAPARTVAADQSRAEITSPGMFLGLIDTVRKAFAASEVAREQGITIKDLTYRCDGCHGRGSWREDMSFLPSVTQTCDACAGSGYRREVACLVERDRTLADIEALTIAEVVDEWGDVAAVGRVGGPALALGLGYLIVRQPGWSLSGGEAQRLKLARELARPTKANTLYVLDEPTVGLQVTDVGVLARALEAIVDAGNTVLVVEHDPVLLASCDWLIELGPGAGPDGGEIIFQGPPEELAKANTATAPYLLEALA
- a CDS encoding GNAT family N-acetyltransferase, which translates into the protein MRSGIIAVYRRVFGEPPWNEHPRWARSFADRLPDELDRPGRSLILAMDADRVVGFTLARPWDREAYFCHMVEQSLPPEWTEDCFNLMELALLPEYRGRGLGGALHDALVDGFDCRTGILSSNELGPPAAARLYGKRGWRLLLKGWKSRPEADPVLVMGRVRPD
- a CDS encoding sensor histidine kinase, with protein sequence MRRRLLTAAPVIPVVLLLAGFGALIADGQRDSRRALDERFATRTSIAATFLEAWTDQVLEDEVREALEHLGGEKLTYDDLYRVTDEFDYPAAVILDSLGQLIQVLPPSPGLLGRDLTPQYRHLREAVAGRPAVSDVVLSAAEKQPVVAFAVPYETAYGRRVFSGASLVSDTPLGPFLASMLPIKSSGAYLVDGSGVIISSNLGRPSGRETLKQRDPALAAAGGRTGFYTRAGERHFYAMAPVGGTQWKVFASVPTSTLYEPLSGEAEWVSWLVLAALCASALVAGWLAVRVARHRRRLIETNAQSSAALEEQERLNRALHDFSGHVAHDLRNPLAKINMWSRMLDRPELPESTRSEAVAAIQRSSDEGAQLVTDLLELAVASGTPKREPLAFGDLSAEAATGVDGIALNIENSATISADRVALRQAIRNLLANASAHGRRDGVAEVTLRCVEVSEGWKLEVEDRGPGIAPGQAEKLFAPFTRGEASSGTGLGLAIVRATAEAHGGRVWHEPGDQGGSRFCLLICKPGSKPGPDGSQPEFGATVTSRG
- a CDS encoding erythromycin esterase family protein — its product is MAEPNALARAVAQGARPVSGAEGDYDDLISACSGARVVLLGEASHGTHEFYRERCRITRRLIEECGFSAVAVEADWPDAYRVNCYVRGSSDDRDASAALSGFTRFPAWLWRNHDVLEFVEWLRGHNRATSQQTGFYGLDLYSLHTSMNLVLDYLEKVDPDAARRAHERYACLDRFGHDVQAYGYAASRGMAEPCEPQVLAQLRELLERGASSERASGESSDEQFHAEQNARLVVDAEAYYRTMFRGGAESWNLRDTHMADTLTDLMDHLGSGSRVVVWAHNSHVGDARATEGSALGELSLGQLARDRFGHEVFIVGFTTYTGTVSAASAWGGPVETKVVSPALHGSYEELLHETGRGDFWLMLRDDGPAAVALDPPRLERAIGVIYMPQTECASHYFNAVLVRQFDAVVHLDETTAVRPLDGSNSGDPDEAETFPTGV